In one Candidatus Trichorickettsia mobilis genomic region, the following are encoded:
- a CDS encoding phage baseplate plug protein encodes MRVSWNNQDEAWYLSLYANDLQDIIIESAKVVLNTDLLQYAYSSFSPIGVLAALSDTATEITFDNFGVDVQLQYLTNN; translated from the coding sequence ATGAGAGTATCTTGGAATAATCAGGATGAGGCTTGGTATTTAAGCCTTTATGCCAATGACTTACAGGATATAATAATAGAGTCGGCAAAAGTTGTATTGAACACGGACTTATTGCAGTATGCTTATAGTTCTTTTTCACCGATCGGAGTGCTTGCCGCATTATCAGACACTGCAACAGAAATAACTTTTGACAACTTTGGTGTAGATGTTCAATTACAGT
- a CDS encoding DUF3383 family protein has translation MSLIDEIVSVQITQADLGVNTASFDKLLIIGNSNKDKNIRLKYYGSINEVSVDFKVETPEYKAANLAFSQIVKPTQIMIGQILAGEKYIDAYNAIKLQDNSFYGVVITTRISSEILSIAEAVEADIKIFGCSSNDENIIKTGDQTSLAYKLYAKKYNRTFCIYSAKANSEVPEAAILGLMLTYNAGSANWAHRQIKGTTGDSLDTTARAALDAVNCNSILQFAGRNVHFWGKSVGGQWLDIVHGTDWLKSAIQDRVASVLQSALKVEYTDTGVTMITTALKACLFEAADNNFLDKDTIKVTAPRVLEVPSSKKAARTLPDVYFEAVTSGAINKVQIQGVLSI, from the coding sequence ATGAGTTTGATTGATGAAATTGTTAGTGTGCAGATTACGCAGGCGGACTTAGGAGTAAATACAGCTTCTTTCGATAAACTGTTGATAATCGGTAATTCTAATAAAGATAAAAATATCAGATTAAAGTATTACGGTAGCATAAATGAAGTATCGGTAGATTTTAAAGTAGAAACTCCTGAATATAAAGCTGCAAATTTAGCTTTTTCGCAAATAGTTAAACCTACGCAAATTATGATAGGACAAATTTTAGCAGGAGAGAAATATATAGATGCTTATAATGCAATAAAATTACAGGATAATAGTTTCTACGGGGTGGTTATAACTACTAGAATTTCTTCAGAAATATTATCAATAGCAGAAGCTGTAGAAGCTGATATCAAAATATTCGGCTGTTCTTCAAATGACGAAAACATTATTAAAACAGGTGATCAAACTAGTTTAGCTTATAAATTATATGCTAAAAAATATAATCGTACTTTTTGTATATATTCTGCTAAAGCAAATAGCGAAGTACCCGAAGCTGCTATTTTAGGTTTGATGCTTACCTATAATGCCGGTAGTGCAAACTGGGCGCACAGGCAGATTAAAGGAACTACAGGTGATAGTTTAGACACTACAGCAAGAGCTGCTCTAGATGCCGTTAATTGCAATAGTATTCTTCAGTTTGCAGGGCGTAATGTACATTTTTGGGGCAAGAGTGTCGGTGGACAGTGGCTTGATATAGTACACGGCACGGACTGGTTAAAAAGCGCTATACAAGATCGAGTCGCCAGCGTTTTACAATCAGCTTTAAAAGTAGAATATACCGATACAGGAGTAACTATGATTACCACCGCTCTTAAAGCTTGTTTGTTTGAAGCTGCCGATAATAATTTTTTAGACAAAGATACTATTAAAGTAACCGCTCCTAGAGTGTTGGAAGTGCCTTCTTCTAAAAAAGCGGCTCGTACTTTGCCTGATGTTTACTTTGAAGCCGTAACATCAGGGGCGATTAATAAAGTTCAAATTCAAGGTGTATTAAGTATATAG
- a CDS encoding phage baseplate protein — MMSIFSTIGKASSLASSLKGLVVGGSKTSISNLVIDCAHSEDIEFKNAITDHPVEDRSSVSDHVYSEATTVSIDGTITDSSLRIFGILETPLQNNSLSSIAKNARSLLPFNKVEKPSQVAYEVLEKLVQSKQLVTVATKRRLFKNMIIESLSVVEDDTTAHRLHFTCNLKQITIAKVKTTSYVKPKSVIKERLKTEPISTQPEVNMGLTTPKEVKNQSFGEFIRNSGLKDWVLKGIERVGKGLDSTSFFNPSSPFNY, encoded by the coding sequence ATGATGAGCATATTTAGCACTATAGGTAAAGCATCAAGTTTGGCTAGTAGCCTAAAAGGTTTAGTTGTCGGTGGAAGTAAGACCAGCATTTCTAATTTAGTAATAGATTGTGCTCATAGCGAAGATATAGAGTTTAAAAATGCTATAACGGATCATCCTGTAGAGGATAGATCATCGGTTAGCGATCATGTATACTCTGAAGCTACTACAGTTTCAATTGACGGCACTATAACCGATAGCAGTCTTAGGATATTCGGCATTTTAGAAACACCGCTGCAAAACAATAGCTTAAGTAGTATAGCTAAGAATGCTAGAAGCTTGCTGCCGTTTAATAAGGTGGAAAAGCCGTCTCAGGTTGCGTACGAAGTGCTGGAAAAATTAGTGCAAAGTAAACAGCTGGTAACCGTTGCGACTAAGCGTAGGTTGTTTAAAAATATGATTATAGAGTCTTTGTCTGTAGTTGAAGACGATACTACTGCTCATAGATTGCATTTTACTTGTAATTTAAAGCAAATAACGATCGCCAAAGTAAAGACTACAAGCTACGTTAAACCTAAGTCCGTTATTAAAGAACGATTAAAGACCGAACCGATAAGTACTCAACCTGAGGTCAATATGGGACTTACTACTCCTAAAGAAGTAAAAAATCAATCTTTTGGTGAGTTTATTCGGAACAGTGGCTTAAAGGATTGGGTTCTAAAAGGTATAGAGCGTGTTGGTAAAGGTTTAGACAGCACAAGTTTTTTTAATCCTTCAAGTCCTTTTAATTATTAA
- a CDS encoding phage tail assembly chaperone codes for MKEYVKKINDSTYTVTSFTAMHGLKIAQKLTKIISAIEVRDQGINFSSAVDKLIDLDSDLSLTLELLSQALADGVVIERENFNKIFDDKLGELLELLIFIVEVNFKDFFYTAQAQGSKITQAQVAA; via the coding sequence ATGAAAGAATACGTAAAGAAAATAAACGATAGTACATATACGGTAACTTCTTTTACCGCTATGCACGGTCTTAAAATAGCTCAGAAGCTAACTAAGATAATCTCAGCTATTGAAGTGAGAGATCAAGGTATAAACTTTTCTTCCGCCGTTGATAAGTTGATTGATCTTGATAGCGATCTATCTCTAACTCTTGAATTATTAAGTCAAGCTCTAGCTGACGGCGTAGTTATTGAACGTGAGAACTTTAATAAAATTTTTGACGATAAATTAGGTGAGTTACTAGAGTTGCTTATATTTATAGTAGAAGTAAACTTTAAGGATTTTTTTTATACGGCTCAAGCGCAAGGGAGCAAAATAACTCAAGCACAAGTAGCGGCTTAA
- a CDS encoding LIC_12616 family protein, producing the protein MLISEAYKKLRIFCLKALGDDVFNIISANQHAPRPKKPFITIDIDNCKDVSTFNEFVNVDGVKIFEIQKTIDVTFNAYTDKLFAAEDYLTQIYNMLATELTFEVFGRSLAYLHKLQDVRAASVTVSDKIENRALMELRFNIMQTAQFNTGIIEHVEIIDKITNSNYTI; encoded by the coding sequence ATGTTAATCAGTGAAGCTTACAAAAAACTAAGAATATTTTGTTTAAAAGCTTTAGGTGATGATGTTTTTAATATTATTTCCGCTAATCAACATGCGCCGCGCCCTAAAAAGCCGTTTATCACGATAGATATAGATAATTGTAAAGACGTATCTACTTTTAATGAGTTTGTAAATGTTGACGGAGTTAAAATTTTTGAGATACAAAAAACTATTGACGTAACCTTTAATGCTTATACGGACAAGCTGTTCGCCGCTGAAGATTATTTAACTCAGATATATAACATGTTAGCCACTGAATTAACTTTTGAAGTATTCGGTAGAAGTTTAGCTTATTTACATAAATTACAAGATGTCAGAGCTGCTTCGGTTACAGTGTCGGACAAGATAGAGAATAGAGCTTTAATGGAGCTAAGATTTAATATTATGCAGACCGCACAGTTTAACACGGGAATTATCGAACATGTCGAAATTATCGATAAAATAACTAATTCAAATTATACAATATAG
- a CDS encoding phage structural protein yields MSKEKTFDPKKINVIAGTVPIRGLDSDSMLKIERDVPELYQDYTDAYGALTRFKTSNNMCTVTLTLSQESSGNDVLSNYMQLDKQGDAGGFPLTVQDFNGKSLFFSKFAYIYKAPTVEMGKENKTREWVLKANDMDMYIGGIQ; encoded by the coding sequence ATGTCTAAAGAAAAAACGTTTGATCCTAAAAAAATAAATGTCATTGCGGGAACAGTGCCGATTAGGGGATTAGATAGTGATAGTATGTTAAAAATAGAACGTGATGTTCCCGAGTTATATCAAGATTATACGGATGCTTACGGCGCGCTCACTAGATTTAAGACTAGTAACAATATGTGTACTGTTACATTGACGTTATCTCAAGAGTCAAGCGGTAACGATGTATTATCTAATTACATGCAGCTTGATAAACAAGGGGATGCTGGCGGTTTTCCACTTACCGTTCAAGACTTTAACGGCAAAAGTCTATTTTTTAGCAAGTTTGCTTATATATACAAAGCTCCCACTGTTGAGATGGGTAAAGAAAATAAAACCAGAGAATGGGTGTTGAAAGCTAATGACATGGATATGTATATCGGAGGTATTCAATGA